ctttttttttttacatcacagTTATGAAAACTTAAGAACTTATTTTTGTTCTTGATAGCTTTCAAGAGATTCATTCCTGTCATTTTCAACATTTCAGATTGATTGTTTAATGACAAATACTGGCATTAGCTGTTCGGATCACATTATGAAGTACACAAAGTTCCAGTGAACAGTTAGTAAGAATAAGATTTATCTGCTAAAGTAAGTCTATGCTCGCATATTTGCTTTAGGCGACATTTGGCCACTTTGGCCTATAACTATAACTGCTTGGCTGATTAACAGAAGTGGTAGTTCCCTCTTGTGTCACTTTCAAAATCAACCAGCAGATTTTCACTGGAtaatctgtttaaaatgaaagctaaatTTTGTGAGCTTGAAGTAGCGACTAAAAAATTCTATGTAGAGTATAGAGAGTAtgttaaatgaaagaaaattatGGCTTCTCGTTTAAAGAGACTTAATGTTAATGATCTGCGCAGTGATTATGAAGTGTCACAAAGGTCAATGTTTGTCAGAGATGAGGTTTAATAATTATAAGACACCATTATACCGTTTTTGCTTAGTCACTGAGAAGAACACAAGGTTCTGCACTTTTCGGTTCATCATGTGAGTGGTTTCTTAAAGTGAGCTCTTTTAAGAGTCTcagcaataaacattaacttacTAGGTTATCTGTTGGCATGGGAACAAACTTTGACTCTTAACGCACTGGTCACCTTGTGTGGATGTTGAGTGTAAATGGAGTTAATCTAAACCCTGCTGACACCCcaacatacagacacacacaaacgctCTCTCACTCATGTCTTTCAGCCACCTTTTACCCCTGAGAGTCCTGAATGACACTCAGGCCAACAGAGCTTTTGTGTATACTGTATGTGAGGGCTTTTCTTTGCTCTCTTGGTTGCTCTATGGAGTGTATATTGTTTGAAGAGCCCTTGACATGACTAAAGAGCTGCATAGCATCTACACAtaaatagaaagacagacacaaATGGGTCAGTGATGTGACATGTTCATTTGACTcatctattaatttatttaaaaatgcatgtatgcCTTGCATGCAACTTAAATACGCATTTTCTATAATgaccatgtttttaaaaattatttttagatatttttctgGGCATAAAGTCAAAAATGTCAGGGAGAAGTAACTGCCCTGATAGCATTATAGAAAAAACTTTTGTTAAAATCATATTGCAGAAACTGCTACAGAAACTGTAAGCATATTCtaatatttgaaaaactttAGTTTGTTGTGACCAACATGCaggaaattatatataatatattagttaattccttaaaaataattttaaatttttggggGCATAAAGTCAAGTTATACAACTGTTCTGTTAtcattatggaaaaaaaaaagcatctttaACCTATTACTTacttaaacacatttttcacatttcacatttcataGGGGAAAATCATGTATTTACAAAAACTTCTGCACTGcttgttaatatatataaaaaaattgtctGTTGTGtcaaacatgcaaaaacatgcaggaagcataaaacattaaattatatataatatattagttaattccttaactaaaaaataattttatatttttaagtaaattttaagtttataagtAAAAATGTCAGAGTGATACAACTGTTGTAGTAgcattatggaaaaaaaaaaaacatctttaaaacatcattttgcataatatttgtattattccGTAGGgaaaaatcatttacaaaaaactgctacactgcttattaatagtaaaaaaaaacttttgtctgTTGTGACAAACATGCAAAAGCATGCAggaaactaaaaaaattatttgatattttttgggGCATAAACATATCAGAGTGATACAACTGTTCTAGtagcattattaaaaaaaaagcataataaaaaaagtatatatatatatatatatatatttagtgtattttttttttttttttgaataatttttgtattattcCATAGGGAAAAATcttgtatttacaaaaactgctacactaattaatatttgaaaaacttttgTCTGGTAAATCAAAGTTGTCTGCTGTGACCAACATATAAAAAACATGCAGGGAACATAGAACAGGAaatgataaatattatataatttatttaataaaacagttatttatatataatataatttcttaattatAGATAAGAACACTGCACATATTTTATAAAGCAAGGTGAGTTAAAGTTGTAAAATGCATTGTGATTTCCCAAAAGTGCATAATATTTATGAATgtgtaaagattttttaaactttttaatttgttttaccttgaacaacattttaaaactttttaggCAGTAGTTATTTAGATGTGCACACTCACATGTATTTAAggtgtaagaaaaatgttacattGCACTTGATGTTTGCATAAATTTTTAATATGGTTATCAAATTTAAACCTCTTTAAAATTGAAAGTTTTTCAAAACTTGGCAAATGTGTTTTGAactagattttttaatgtttttcttatttgttaTTGACCCAAACGCTTCTTTATTATCTGTTGTGAGAGAGTGTATATTTGCACTTTGAAGGATGTATTCCTGCAACCAAGCAAAAATCACAACCtcgttattattatattgacaCCGTAGCTGCATAACCGCAATATTATCTACAATCTTTTCAAACTAGACTACAGACACATTTATGATTATATGtaagcaaataataaaaacaaaacaaaacaaaaaaagatgaaaatctCAGTGAATGACTTTTCTCTAAGCCATTTCATCCACATGATGCGAAATGTCAGCGCTGATCCATTTTCCAAGCCACAGTGACCCAGCTCTGTAcagcaggtgtgtgtgtttgctgtcaGTACGTACTCTGGGAGGCCAGCATGTGTATTGTTCTACCCTTCTATGTTTCACTCTTTTCTTTCAGCGAGATTGAAGGAGTTTGACCCAAGAGATACTAATTGATCTGTCTGCACACAAAAGCCTTGTGTGCGTCcctgtgtatctgtgtgtgtgagtttatatgtgctgcttgtcaaatattgtcctgtgtGTTAAAGAAGTCAAAGATCAGATACTTCTGTCAATCAGTATAttagataataaaaaaacattatcttGTGATCACTCTCACAAAACCTCACACTCACGCACATTCACACACTTCATTCCATCATTTATTTCCGTCGCTTGTTATGTAGTAACaaggcatttatttaataacttgAGTCAAAATGAACATACAAACACTATATTTTATATCACTGGCTCATTCTTAAATTTAGAATTAGTAAATGCATTCACTAACACTAACAACAATAACCAATACATTTCTTTACAGTATGTATTGATCTTTGTAAATGGTAGTTAATACAAATGCAACTGTTCATTGTGAGATCATGTTAGCTGAGgtccattaaataataacagatacaacttttgattttaataatgtattagtactCTGTAAATTCTAAGATGTGTAACTTCAATTGTCTTATCTCTTACTTAAGgtttaataataagaatattagTTCAGTTGAACTAacattgttatattttgttctTTAATGCTAAATACATCTTAAATACTATTATTCTGAAGATGGATTTAATCTTCCATTTTAAGCTATGAAGATTTAAAAACTGTGCAATTGGTTTCCACATTTTCTTCAAGTAAAGTTAACACATTTCTAGTAGTTGAACTTGTATGAAAGGCACTTCACACAAGTTTACAActcttaaatgttaaaattaagtcAAATGTGGTTGACTAGTGTAAACGAATGCAATATTTATTgtactaaataatattttaagatgtgAGAATTGAAGAAAAGAGTTTATGTGagaatttgttcattttgttctctctctctctgtgtgtgtgtgtgtgtagctagTGATTTGTGTTGGTTAATCATCCACCTGCTGCAGCCTCAGGTTTCCTTACACCAagtacacacgcacacacagactTATAAAGGTCAACCATTGCCAGGTACAATGAGATATGGAACCTGATGTTGGCTGGAAAATGAATAATCTTTTTCCACCCTCTCGATCGTTCATTTTCTCTGTCTTGCCACTGATTTTCACTTCCTGTTGTTTTCTGTATATCTGTACGGAACAAGGAAACTTCCAAAACATCTCACTTCCAGAAACACACGAGGGCCGATAAATGCTTTTGATGTCCCCAGTGGTttaccttaaagggatagttcacccaaaaattaccccatgatttattcaccctcaagccattctaggtgtatatgactttcttttttcagacgaatacagtcagagttatattaaaggggtcactggatgcccattttccacaagtcgatatgattctttagggtcagTAACATGcagtggttaaaatttctcaacggtagtgtaaaaaacacttgtcaaaatcagctcttttCAAAGCAACccgttttgttgcatgtttctttaaatgctaatgagctctcctcaccctgcccctcttttctgtggggtgacgagccgtGCTCTGAGAAACTGTTTACTTCAGCCTCATTTGggcgtgaaacttgctaactagcacattatttggaaaggcgatttgcgaagatgcataaaaacccttatactcacttcttctgtaggtaTAATCttccataatctctagctttcgcTAACTTTCATACACACGTCCATGAGCGAGTggtgttccagcggatgatgcaGGACGTAAGCGTAGCTTAAGCTCCGGTGAGTAGCGACGAACGCGAAAGCGCAGAGGAGAGAGACAAACAAAACATCGGTCGTGAATTAGAAAcgcaaaatgaggatttgtaaagaaaaaggtttaaatatggacatttcTCTTGCACAAATGCATTGCTTTGCTTCGCATGGCCTTTAtaaccccccagagccatgtagagtactttttatgattgatggatgaactttattggactataaaaatctcaacagcgattcactgccattataaagcttggaagagccaggacattttttttttttttttttttttatataactcagattgttttcatctgaaagaacaaagtcgtatacacctaggatggcttgagggtgagtaaatcatggggtaattttcattattgggtgagctatccctttaatattaacTGTCAAGCAATATTTAAACTGAATGAATTCAATCCTATGGTTATTAATTAACACATAGGAAGCGTTGTTACAAGGCTAATAATTGTAAGGTATACAAGTATTTGCTGAGTAAAAGgcgtgacaacttgccccatattaaatgaaaatcacTGCAGTCAACAGAGCTTCATCTTGCAGTCGATCCAATGCATGAGCTAAGTACAgacgagaaaaaaaaactgaacgaCACTGCGTTCTGTACAATTTCAGATGTTGAGCGTAAATGTACACTTTGGTACTGTACTTCACTGCTTTTccataatgtgtttttaagttgattttatttttttgcctgtGTGATTATGAGCTAGACTTACGTGACGACTTTAGACACTTTCGCTTACGTCTTTTGATGGGTTTTGTGTATTAACGGCGTGCTTTTAGAACGCGATGGCAAGGTAAAAGAAGACACCCTTTTTTCAACAACCTTTTTGTAAGGTCCCTCTAAAGGGGGTCGCACACCGGACGAGAAGCGCAGCGCCGCGTCGCGTCGCGCCACGTCTTTAAAATTCGAACACATAGTTTTCTATGAGTGTACGCACACCGGCGGCGCCATTCGGCGTCTGTCCGCGGCGCCCAGCTAGGACTCAGAACGCTGTTCAATTTCCTGCCGCGCCACAGAGCGCCATCTGCatagttttatattaaataacatcatatttgTCTCAAATCGTCTTATTACATTGAAAAAACAAGATACCACTACTGCAAAATACTACTTACATTAGGTTTACAgcttgaaaaaatgtaaacctatAGAATTAATTGTATAATCGtagttgtttcattttatttttctcttgagACATTTTACATACGCAAAATATAAAGTCTTATTTAACATTTGTCTATcgtactgtaattatattcacTATCTTTGACTGCCACCTACTGGATTTACAAGGTCACAACCGTCActtcagttcatttaaatagcGGTGTAGCGGAGCGACGAAAAACTTAGCAACGAAGTAGGGAAATACCCAGAATTATATCCTAAATTTGTGatcattctaaatgtattttattagactgaatcATACAGTGAAAGATTGCACTGTTAATGCATACCTGTACTGTTAATGAGTGCACTGTACtctgtgttttgaatgtttctGCAATATACTCATAATGTCAAATTGAACATCGTcaaaacaacaattacaatattatcGCAGCCCAtatatatcgcacaccccttTATCTGGTGCATTTTTCTTGGCAACTAGGGAATATACACCCTGTATATTTATCTAGGACTATACAAATATTCAACGGTCACACTatggttttctttattttcaccAGATCGATATTATAAATAGATTATAAACTGAAACCTAAACCTAaactcactgaaaaaaaaaaaaaaacttttcaaggTGTTCGGTTACGTTTTCACTCCGGTTGGCTAGCTAACCTTAGCTAAACTATTTTGCTACAATGTAACATAGTTGCCTAGTAACAGACAGcctacaaaaaaacaataacagacTTATAACACAGATTCTTTTAATTGATTAACGTTCAAAACTTAGCTATTATCaattcaaataatatatttagaataatattaataatacatttagttAAAAATCACCCATCTTGCAGCTCAGAACTTCATTGGAAAATGAGCTGGCGCGTATAGAATGTGCGCGTCCGGTGTGCGATACCTGGAGTTGTCCTAGGCGCCACGCGACGCGGCGCTGCGCTTCTCGTCCGGTGTGCGACCCCCTTAAGACGTAGCCTTGAGCTGTTCTCTGTGCGTTTGCAGGAGGCATTGCGTTCATTTTTACCGTGctatatttttgtcataattaatCGTATGAAATTGACTGCTCTACTTATTATTGCTCCTCTTGCTGAATCACACATTTTCCTTTCTAACGCcttctttctgttttttactTGTTCGTTTTCTGGCCGAGATCCATAATTTATTCTCTCTCTTGACCTTTCCTTCCTCCCGAATTCTGCTGAATCGTCTTTCATTGTCATTCACACACTTTCATTGACCCCACTTCCACCAACAGTCTATCCCCAATTTAATACGAACTAACAACCAGTAGTTCATTTAGAGGAAGtacattttggggaaaaaagttGGTCTGTGCTTCAGAATATGAATTTGTGCAGTTAATGTCCATTATTCAAATTCTTGACCTGTTTTTGTactattatttcagtttcataaaattaaccCTTTCAGACTGTATTAGCTGTTGTTGCTTATTATAAACTTTTTGCGTAAGTGATTATAAAAACGCAACATCCAcagatgtattatttaaatatctctTATTGGTATGTTTGCCTGGTCCTCATGGCTTTTGATTAGTCAGTCTGCTTTTCTTCCTGTTTCAGCTTGGCCTTGAGCCACACATGTACTGATTTtcagtatatgtgtgtgtaagcgTGTGAATGAGGAAGTGTTTGTggatgtgtgtgagagagcttTGGTTTAGTACTGCTGAGTTGCCTGTTATTCCAACCTCACAGTCACAGTCACATGCTCCTTCAGCAAGCCTCTTGAACTTATCATGAAAACACCAGGTACCAACTTAAGCACGGTGCGTGTTGcagttgttcatttgtttgaacTTTATTGCTGGCTtatattactaattaataaCCTTTGCACCTTGTTACTTGATGTCCTTTTAGTTGTGTTTGCATGCCTTTTTTTGTATCTGTGTGAGTTATGTGAACTTAGTTGTGTACTCTAGGATAAGCTGTGTGGGTCAGCATGCTCTGCGTGTGTAACCATGGTTTCATTACTAAGCAACCTAACTGCTTTACCCTCTAAGCAGGCATCAAGGTCCGGCTAACTGCTAAATTGCAGACTAGAGCCaactaacaataaaacagtGTAACTGAATATATGTGGTGTActgtataatgttttattagtaaaacattactaaaaaacaaaactcattTCTTTGTGTCAAATGTGATTTCCTTGTCAAAGATTTTGCCTCCATGTGTCTATGTTCTGCTTATTGAAAATTCTAGACTGTAGGATTTAGGCATTTTGGAGATTTTTTCCATGCTAAAGAATGTAGATGCGGCTTAGTGAGGGTTTATTAGGCAGATTTAGGTGTAGAAGAGGATTTacattttgtctgtgtgtgtaagtgtgtgtgtgtgtgtctgtgtgttcgAGAAAATACTAAATCTACTACATACTACTGTCCatctatatttttacattaagatTACCTGTCATCTAATGCTCACTTaaagttaatctttaaaaacaataagaaTTGAATAGCACTTGATAAGTCTTACTGTACTTTATAATGTTGATAACTAAATTCACTAGTAgcattgattttatttcatttagtaattCATTTAGATGAAATTAGACACTTTTAATACTGGCCACTTAACCTTAGGATGAAAACAGTGATAATTGGCCAAAATGTTAATATTGGTACATCCCTAATTAAGAAACTGGATTAATTAATCAGGAAGTGAAATTGTATTGTTTATAGAGATAATAATACACACATACTGACCAGATTAATTTGTCTCTTTTTTAGACTCCAATCCTGATTGGATGCTTATTTCAGAATGACAGCAGAAGACTCCGCCTCTGCCGTTGCTATGAGTAACCCTAGCCCTTCCTCCTCTTCTAAGGCCTCCTCTGGGCATCCGCAGCATCACAGCGCCATCCCAGAGGGAGTGGCTGGGGCCCCCAATGAAGCTGCCCTTGTGGCCTTGATGGAGCGGTCAGGTTATGGTATGGTGCAAGAAAATGGACAGCGCAAATATGGGCCACCACCTGGCTGGCAAGGCCCCTCCCCTCCACGTGGCTGTGAAATCTTTGTGGGTAAAATCCCACGTGACGTTTACGAGGACGAGCTGGTGCCAGTATTTGAGACAGTTGGACGGATCTACGAGATGCGGCTAATGATGGATTTTGACGGGAAGAACCGCGGGTACGCGTTCGTCATGTATACGCAGAAGCATGAGGCTAAGCGAGCAGTTCGTGAACTCAATAACTTCGAAATTCGCCCAGGAAGGTTGCTAGGTGTCTGCTCTAGTGTAGATAACTGCCGCCTCTTCATTGGCGGAATCCCAAAAACCAAGAAACGTGAGGAGATCCTGGAGGAAGTTTCCAAGGTGACAGAAGGGGTGCTGGATGTGATTGTGTACGCGAGTGCTGCGGATAAGATGAAGAATCGTGGCTTTGCCTTTGTAGAGTATGAGTCTCACCGTGCTGCTGCTATGGCCAGAAGAAAGCTCATGCCAGGACGAATTCAGGTTAACACCATTTTACTCTGGAATCAAAGAAagtgtttatttcattatatactTACAAAAGGAGAATTTTTTGAAGTCTCTTAACATACATACAACACTATAAAAGGAACATAAAAGTATTTCTATAAAGGTATTCTTCTTCTGAAGTCAGACGATAAATTTACATGagaaacaaactgaaattttaGCTTTTTCACTAGTAATTCTCTTATTTAGTAAGCTGTTAACTTAAAGCTTTGGTTCACCCAAAagttaaaattaccccatgatttactcaccctcaagtcatcctaggtgtatatgactttcttctttcagaccaatacagtcagagttatattaaaaatatcctgtctcttccaagctttataattgtagtgaatgggtgttaagattttgaagtccaaaaaagtgcatgcatccatcataaaaaagtcataaaaaattTCATTGGTGTAGTTGGGATTattaaaggccttctaaagctAGTCTAtctgtttgtgtaagaaaaatattcatatttagaactttataaaccgtaatctttAGCTTCCGATAACTGTCATACGTAGCGTAAACTCTGGTGAGAATACGCTAGTCTCGTAAGACCCAAGTTTTGTTTAGAgcaaggaaaaccagtctcattttggtttatattgaaatcctttAACATTCAAAcgcattgatttgcttcagaaagtctttattaaccccagagccatgtggagcactttttatgatggatggatgcactttattggactataaaaatctcaacacccattcactgccattataaagcttttttatatatatatatataactccaattgtattgaggtgaaagaagaaagtcatatacacctaggatggctttagggtgagtaaatcatgggataatttttatttttgggtgaactgtctctttaagaccAGATCAATGAGTCAATGAGTTGAGACTTGAGAACTGGATCTGTCAGATTCAAGTACAAATAATTCTTTCAAACAATGGCTTGTTTGAAAATGAAGCTGactaatttaataacaaatagGACTGATCCGAATTTGAGTTAAATGACTCCTTTTATTGATTGACTGTTTCAATGATCCTGTCACAGCTGTTAACAGTTTGCTTAATGGGAAGATTTTATTAGTGGTTTCGGTTTTACCCAATTCATCACACAAAACTGTTGAATGGCTTAGAAGACTGTGTCTCAGAAGTCGTATGGACTGCTCTTATGGTGCTTTTACCATTGTTATTTGTGCTTTTTGAAGCTTTAGAGATAATGATTTATTGTTGCATGAGCTATTacctgaactattcctttatctATGACATTAAGTGAATACACCCACTTTACTTTAAACCACTTCTCTACGTGTGTGTATATAGCTCTGGGGTCACCAGATTGCAGTTGACTGGGCAGAACCTGAGATTGATGTTGACGAGGACGTCATGGAAACAGTGAAGATTCTGTACGTGCGGAACCTGATGATAGAAACCAGTGAGGATACTCTACGCCAAACCTTCAGCCAGTTCAACCCTGGCTGCGTGGAACGTGTCAAAAAAATCAGAGACTATGCCTTTGTTCACTTCGCCAGTCGAGATGATGCTGTGGTTGCAATGGACAACCTGAATGGCACAGAGATCGAAGGTTCCCGTATCGAAGTCACCCTGGCCAAGCCTGTGGATAAAGAGCAGTACACCCGCTATCAGAAAGCATCGAAGGGAACAGCGGCTGCGACACCTACTGACAACACCCAACAAAGTTACGTGTATCAGTGTGACCCGTATACACTCGCCTATTATGGGTATCCCTACAGCACACTCATTGGACCCAACCGAGACTACTTCATCAAAGGTTGGACAcctcatttttttctctttactcTCTCAAATCAGATTGAACAGTGGAAAAAATGTGAtcttatatgtatatatacagttgaagttaaAAGcatgcatacaccttgcagaatttgcaaaataattcttttaccaaaataagagggataatacaaaatgtatgttattttttatttagtactgacctgaataaaatatttcatataaa
This genomic window from Labeo rohita strain BAU-BD-2019 chromosome 1, IGBB_LRoh.1.0, whole genome shotgun sequence contains:
- the rbm47 gene encoding RNA-binding protein 47 isoform X3, whose product is MTAEDSASAVAMSNPSPSSSSKASSGHPQHHSAIPEGVAGAPNEAALVALMERSGYGMVQENGQRKYGPPPGWQGPSPPRGCEIFVGKIPRDVYEDELVPVFETVGRIYEMRLMMDFDGKNRGYAFVMYTQKHEAKRAVRELNNFEIRPGRLLGVCSSVDNCRLFIGGIPKTKKREEILEEVSKVTEGVLDVIVYASAADKMKNRGFAFVEYESHRAAAMARRKLMPGRIQLWGHQIAVDWAEPEIDVDEDVMETVKILYVRNLMIETSEDTLRQTFSQFNPGCVERVKKIRDYAFVHFASRDDAVVAMDNLNGTEIEGSRIEVTLAKPVDKEQYTRYQKASKGTAAATPTDNTQQSYVYQCDPYTLAYYGYPYSTLIGPNRDYFIKVALPGLGAQYPAVFSAAPATKLMEEGKMHPVEHLINPLALQHDPTAASATAAVIPAVSTPPPFQGRPITPVYAMAHNVQRIPAAAASLYGAGYMPIAAHANTATLAALQKNAAVAAAASYGGYAGYMPQAFPAAAAFQMPIHDVYQTY
- the rbm47 gene encoding RNA-binding protein 47 isoform X2, yielding MTAEDSASAVAMSNPSPSSSSKASSGHPQHHSAIPEGVAGAPNEAALVALMERSGYGMVQENGQRKYGPPPGWQGPSPPRGCEIFVGKIPRDVYEDELVPVFETVGRIYEMRLMMDFDGKNRGYAFVMYTQKHEAKRAVRELNNFEIRPGRLLGVCSSVDNCRLFIGGIPKTKKREEILEEVSKVTEGVLDVIVYASAADKMKNRGFAFVEYESHRAAAMARRKLMPGRIQLWGHQIAVDWAEPEIDVDEDVMETVKILYVRNLMIETSEDTLRQTFSQFNPGCVERVKKIRDYAFVHFASRDDAVVAMDNLNGTEIEGSRIEVTLAKPVDKEQYTRYQKASKGTAAATPTDNTQQSYVYQCDPYTLAYYGYPYSTLIGPNRDYFIKGTVRGRGRAGAANRGPGPRGSYLGGYSAGRGIYSRYHEGKAKLPDKPYEIMPNLELAAVNPVGIKPGTMALPGLGAQYPAVFSAAPATKLMEEGKMHPVEHLINPLALQHDPTAASATAAVIPAVSTPPPFQGRPITPVYAMAHNVQRIPAAAASLYGAGYMPIAAHANTATLAALQKNAAVAAAASYGGYAGYMPQAFPAAAAFQMPIHDVYQTY
- the rbm47 gene encoding RNA-binding protein 47 isoform X1; translation: MTAEDSASAVAMSNPSPSSSSKASSGHPQHHSAIPEGVAGAPNEAALVALMERSGYGMVQENGQRKYGPPPGWQGPSPPRGCEIFVGKIPRDVYEDELVPVFETVGRIYEMRLMMDFDGKNRGYAFVMYTQKHEAKRAVRELNNFEIRPGRLLGVCSSVDNCRLFIGGIPKTKKREEILEEVSKVTEGVLDVIVYASAADKMKNRGFAFVEYESHRAAAMARRKLMPGRIQLWGHQIAVDWAEPEIDVDEDVMETVKILYVRNLMIETSEDTLRQTFSQFNPGCVERVKKIRDYAFVHFASRDDAVVAMDNLNGTEIEGSRIEVTLAKPVDKEQYTRYQKASKGTAAATPTDNTQQSYVYQCDPYTLAYYGYPYSTLIGPNRDYFIKAGTVRGRGRAGAANRGPGPRGSYLGGYSAGRGIYSRYHEGKAKLPDKPYEIMPNLELAAVNPVGIKPGTMALPGLGAQYPAVFSAAPATKLMEEGKMHPVEHLINPLALQHDPTAASATAAVIPAVSTPPPFQGRPITPVYAMAHNVQRIPAAAASLYGAGYMPIAAHANTATLAALQKNAAVAAAASYGGYAGYMPQAFPAAAAFQMPIHDVYQTY